From Serinicoccus profundi, the proteins below share one genomic window:
- a CDS encoding alpha/beta hydrolase family esterase has product MRKSRTGMPTLALGGALAAALALGAPVALTSPEAEALACEPPFDTLPGCDGGGSAAEGWVTESIAGMSVRLYVPQTAPTAGSGRALMVSLHGCAQTASTLQAGANWQATADEYGMVVALPDAPNGGVIFGCWDYYDSNHSRTNPARHDDNLLDLVDDLTARPGLGLDADQVYLSGLSSGGGQTMVMGCLAPDVFAGIGINAGPTVGTSSSQISSVSTTKAAGTSTCTGFAGAAAGAFDTQLTSVVYGNNDGTVAPGYNTLNGQIMAGIYGASTTSTQSLAGVPGSNTAGSATIYADAAGPRVSVVQNTGLGHNWPAGEGPGGAYISTNSIDYPAYVTDFFFDHNRRVDAGGDPTDPDPTDPDPTDPDPTDPDPTDPDPTDPTDPDPTDPEGPWCGTATNAEHQAAGRAINYGVHPYNPYYAVGSSDYLGQGDGTTSTLIETSEGVFDAVTACP; this is encoded by the coding sequence ATGAGGAAGTCACGCACCGGTATGCCGACGCTCGCGCTCGGAGGCGCCCTCGCCGCCGCCCTGGCGCTCGGAGCACCCGTCGCGCTCACCTCACCCGAGGCGGAGGCGCTCGCCTGCGAGCCACCGTTCGACACCCTGCCCGGTTGCGACGGCGGCGGTAGTGCTGCGGAGGGGTGGGTGACCGAGTCGATCGCGGGGATGTCGGTGCGCCTCTACGTGCCGCAGACCGCCCCGACGGCAGGGTCGGGCCGGGCGCTCATGGTCAGTCTCCACGGGTGCGCGCAGACCGCGTCGACGCTGCAGGCCGGCGCCAACTGGCAGGCGACCGCCGACGAGTACGGCATGGTGGTCGCCCTGCCGGACGCCCCGAACGGCGGCGTCATCTTCGGCTGCTGGGACTACTACGACAGCAACCACTCGCGCACCAACCCGGCCCGCCACGACGACAACCTGCTCGACCTCGTCGACGACCTCACGGCGCGCCCCGGGCTCGGCCTCGACGCCGACCAGGTCTACCTGTCAGGCCTGTCCTCCGGTGGCGGGCAGACGATGGTCATGGGGTGTCTCGCGCCGGACGTCTTCGCCGGGATCGGCATCAACGCCGGGCCGACCGTGGGCACCTCCTCCTCCCAGATCTCCTCGGTCTCGACGACGAAGGCCGCGGGGACGAGCACGTGCACGGGCTTCGCCGGCGCGGCCGCCGGGGCCTTCGACACCCAGCTCACCTCGGTCGTCTACGGCAACAACGACGGCACCGTCGCGCCGGGCTACAACACGCTCAACGGCCAGATCATGGCCGGGATCTACGGCGCCTCGACGACGAGCACCCAGAGCCTGGCCGGGGTGCCGGGCAGCAACACCGCGGGGAGCGCGACGATCTATGCCGATGCCGCGGGGCCGCGGGTCTCGGTCGTGCAGAACACCGGCCTCGGGCACAACTGGCCGGCCGGCGAGGGGCCGGGCGGGGCCTACATCTCGACCAACAGCATCGACTACCCCGCCTACGTCACGGACTTCTTCTTCGACCACAACCGGCGCGTCGACGCCGGTGGCGACCCGACCGACCCCGACCCCACCGACCCCGACCCCACCGACCCCGACCCCACCGACCCCGACCCGACCGACCCCGACCCGACGGACCCGACCGACCCTGACCCGACCGACCCGGAGGGGCCGTGGTGCGGCACGGCGACCAATGCCGAGCACCAGGCGGCGGGCCGCGCGATCAACTACGGCGTGCACCCCTACAACCCCTACTACGCCGTGGGCAGCAGCGACTACCTCGGCCAGGGTGACGGCACGACGAGCACGTTGATCGAGACCTCCGAGGGGGTCTTCGACGCGGTGACCGCCTGCCCCTGA
- the idi gene encoding isopentenyl-diphosphate Delta-isomerase, with protein MTGEERGRVRHTPPDDEVVLVDDDARPVGTARRLTVHDEDTPLHLAFSLYLFDREGRVLLTRRALTKKTWPGVWTNACCGHPRPGEADADAVRRRLGEELRVRVESLSVAIPEFRYRAVDASGIVEHEICPVFVGTVADDLDPDPAEVAEHAWVAWESLVATVRATPHLLSPWAAQQVLLLEAERGRLPLGPPRSDQEQPAPGVEDTLTRIGELIDRECAWTEQMWAGLAAAGPVDLLSPDPGDLPTWLRRTLASGGKRLRPRMCHWGFVATGGRGGTPAHDHVVRAGAALEVLHAFALIHDDVMDESVLRRGTPAAHVVAGTAHREAGARGDAGRFGDNLAILLGDLAHAVADRLVVPLPPVLRDCWYELNLELLAGQRADLTGAAAGRRDAGHARDVAALKSGAYTIERPLRLGAMAAGADPRQQEVLGSYGRHLGRAFAWRDDVLGVWGEDAVTGKPSDDDLREGKATMIWVLGAQRLTGAAAEVMDRVTTERARPDDVRVLRRMLEEAGVREEMERRIAEEAAAAQEALDVDCLSEEALVGLRDEARAIAWRDA; from the coding sequence ATGACCGGAGAAGAGCGTGGTCGGGTGCGGCATACCCCCCCCGACGACGAGGTCGTGCTGGTCGATGACGACGCACGGCCGGTCGGGACGGCCCGGCGTCTCACGGTCCACGACGAGGACACCCCGCTGCACCTAGCCTTCTCCCTCTACCTCTTCGACCGCGAGGGGCGTGTCCTGCTCACCCGGCGGGCCCTCACCAAGAAGACGTGGCCCGGGGTGTGGACCAACGCCTGCTGCGGGCACCCGCGGCCCGGTGAGGCCGATGCCGACGCCGTCCGGCGTCGGCTCGGGGAGGAGCTGAGAGTGCGCGTCGAGAGCCTCTCGGTGGCGATCCCCGAGTTCCGCTACCGCGCCGTCGACGCGAGCGGCATCGTCGAGCACGAGATCTGCCCCGTCTTCGTCGGCACCGTCGCCGACGACCTCGACCCCGACCCCGCAGAGGTCGCCGAGCACGCCTGGGTCGCCTGGGAGAGCCTGGTGGCGACCGTGCGAGCCACGCCGCACCTGCTCAGCCCGTGGGCGGCGCAGCAGGTCCTCCTGCTCGAGGCCGAGCGCGGCAGGTTGCCCCTCGGGCCCCCGCGGAGCGACCAGGAGCAGCCCGCGCCGGGCGTCGAGGACACCCTGACCAGGATCGGTGAGCTCATCGACCGGGAGTGCGCCTGGACCGAGCAGATGTGGGCTGGGCTCGCCGCGGCCGGTCCGGTCGACCTCCTGTCACCGGATCCCGGTGACCTGCCCACCTGGCTGCGCCGGACCCTCGCCTCGGGCGGCAAGCGGCTGCGGCCGCGGATGTGCCACTGGGGCTTCGTCGCGACGGGGGGCCGCGGGGGTACACCCGCGCACGACCACGTCGTCCGCGCGGGCGCCGCGCTGGAGGTGCTGCACGCCTTCGCCCTCATCCACGACGACGTCATGGACGAGTCGGTGCTGCGGCGGGGGACGCCCGCCGCGCACGTCGTCGCAGGCACCGCCCACCGGGAGGCCGGCGCCCGCGGTGACGCCGGGCGCTTCGGGGACAACCTGGCGATCCTGCTCGGCGACCTGGCCCACGCGGTCGCGGACCGGCTCGTCGTGCCGCTCCCGCCCGTCCTGCGCGACTGCTGGTATGAGCTCAACCTGGAGCTCCTCGCCGGGCAGCGGGCGGATCTCACCGGCGCGGCAGCCGGGCGCCGCGACGCCGGTCACGCCCGCGACGTGGCGGCGCTGAAGTCCGGTGCCTACACGATCGAGCGGCCGCTGCGGCTGGGCGCCATGGCGGCCGGGGCGGACCCACGTCAGCAGGAGGTGCTCGGCTCCTACGGGCGGCACCTGGGGCGGGCCTTCGCCTGGCGTGACGACGTCCTCGGGGTGTGGGGCGAGGATGCGGTGACGGGCAAGCCGTCCGACGACGACCTCCGGGAGGGCAAGGCCACGATGATCTGGGTGCTGGGTGCGCAGCGTCTGACCGGCGCCGCCGCAGAGGTGATGGACCGGGTCACGACCGAGCGGGCCCGGCCGGACGACGTGCGCGTGCTGCGCAGGATGCTGGAGGAGGCAGGCGTGCGTGAGGAGATGGAACGTCGGATCGCCGAGGAGGCCGCGGCCGCGCAGGAGGCGCTGGACGTCGACTGCCTGAGCGAAGAAGCTTTGGTCGGGCTGCGCGACGAGGCCCGCGCGATTGCCTGGCGCGACGCATGA
- the crtI gene encoding phytoene desaturase family protein, producing the protein MSHVIVIGAGLSGLAAACHLVGDGHRVTVVEREDVPGGRAGRLTRDGFTFDTGPTVLTMPDLIDRPLRAAGSSLAERLDLQLLDPAYLGFFADGSTLQVRHGHEAMRAEIHRECGSLDAAAFDEFVIWLRRLYLAEMGSFIDRNFDRPTDLLANPRAAATLLRMGGFGRLGPMIRRRFRDERLHRLFSFQAMYAGLAPDDALSIYAVITYMDSIEGVYFPRGGMRAVPDALAGAAADAGAEFRYGTSVSELVRDSSGRVRGVATDDGEQLAADAVVCTVDLPTAYRWWLPDVRPPRAVGGLLGGDYSPSCVVWHLGVKGVPEGKAHHNIHFGHEWSGAFDDLLKRGTLMRDPSRLVTVHSLDDPEAAPEGHSTLYVLEPVPNLDVGSLDWESASARESMRERLLTFLQDAGYPTEIVTEELVTPADWQAQGMAAGTPFALAHTFPQTGPFRPGNVDRRVQGLVFAGSGTVPGVGVPMVLPSGRLAAQRVSQMLGHPA; encoded by the coding sequence ATGAGCCACGTCATCGTCATCGGCGCCGGCCTGAGCGGTCTGGCCGCAGCGTGCCACCTTGTCGGCGACGGTCACCGGGTCACGGTGGTGGAGCGCGAGGACGTGCCCGGTGGGCGGGCCGGACGACTCACCCGCGACGGCTTCACCTTCGACACCGGCCCGACCGTGCTGACCATGCCGGACCTCATCGACCGGCCGCTGCGGGCGGCGGGCTCGAGCCTCGCGGAGCGGCTGGACCTCCAGCTGCTCGACCCGGCATACCTCGGCTTCTTCGCCGACGGGAGCACCCTGCAGGTGCGCCACGGGCACGAGGCGATGCGCGCGGAGATCCACCGCGAGTGCGGCAGCCTGGACGCGGCGGCCTTCGACGAGTTCGTCATCTGGCTGCGCCGGCTCTACCTCGCGGAGATGGGGTCGTTCATCGACCGCAACTTCGACCGCCCGACCGACCTGCTGGCCAACCCGCGCGCCGCGGCCACGCTGCTGCGCATGGGCGGCTTCGGGCGTCTCGGGCCGATGATCCGGCGCCGGTTCCGCGACGAGCGGCTGCACCGGCTCTTCTCGTTCCAGGCGATGTATGCCGGTCTCGCACCCGACGACGCGTTGTCCATCTACGCGGTCATCACCTACATGGACTCCATCGAGGGCGTCTACTTCCCGCGCGGAGGGATGCGCGCCGTCCCCGACGCCCTCGCCGGGGCGGCCGCGGACGCCGGGGCCGAGTTCCGCTACGGCACGTCGGTCAGCGAGCTGGTGCGCGACTCCTCGGGCCGGGTGCGGGGAGTGGCGACCGACGACGGCGAGCAACTCGCTGCCGACGCGGTCGTGTGCACGGTCGACCTGCCCACGGCATACCGCTGGTGGTTGCCCGATGTGCGGCCGCCGCGGGCCGTGGGCGGACTCCTGGGCGGCGACTACTCCCCGTCGTGCGTGGTGTGGCACCTGGGCGTCAAGGGCGTGCCGGAGGGCAAGGCGCACCACAACATCCACTTCGGGCACGAGTGGTCCGGGGCCTTCGATGACCTCCTCAAGCGCGGCACCCTGATGCGCGACCCGTCCCGCCTGGTCACCGTGCACTCCCTCGACGACCCGGAGGCCGCGCCCGAGGGCCACAGCACCCTCTACGTCCTCGAGCCGGTGCCCAACCTGGACGTGGGCTCCCTCGACTGGGAGTCGGCGTCGGCGCGGGAGTCGATGCGGGAGCGGCTGCTGACCTTCCTGCAGGACGCGGGCTATCCCACCGAGATCGTCACCGAGGAGCTCGTCACGCCGGCCGACTGGCAGGCGCAGGGTATGGCGGCCGGCACCCCCTTCGCGCTCGCCCATACCTTCCCGCAGACCGGGCCGTTCCGGCCCGGCAACGTCGACCGGCGCGTGCAGGGCCTGGTCTTCGCCGGGTCCGGGACGGTGCCCGGCGTGGGCGTGCCCATGGTGCTGCCGTCGGGCCGGCTGGCAGCGCAGCGGGTCAGCCAGATGCTGGGTCATCCGGCCTGA
- a CDS encoding CopG family transcriptional regulator, whose protein sequence is MRTTITLSDDVAAEVERLRRERGVGPSEVVNALARRGMAAADTPAPRYEHHSTKLGLKVDVRNIGEVLDLLDEESPYVNRAATWLTRPRGARACRTPLADHRLFSPDLHPPADRSEPTLGRCGAEVRGPLARCSAGVGAASHGTDGGCVCAAVGGSPRHRKPGPGCTVGCSGPRVRRRRGLVHSTRPIPQASDALAGPHLAACGMSG, encoded by the coding sequence ATGAGGACGACGATCACCTTGAGTGATGATGTCGCGGCGGAGGTCGAGCGACTTCGTCGCGAGCGTGGCGTGGGCCCGAGCGAGGTGGTCAACGCGCTCGCCCGCCGAGGCATGGCCGCCGCCGACACGCCAGCGCCGCGCTACGAGCACCACTCGACCAAGCTCGGCCTCAAGGTGGACGTCCGCAACATCGGCGAGGTCCTCGACCTGCTCGACGAGGAGAGCCCCTACGTCAACCGCGCCGCGACCTGGCTCACACGCCCTCGCGGGGCACGAGCGTGTCGGACTCCCCTGGCAGACCATCGGCTCTTTTCTCCGGATCTCCACCCACCCGCGGATCGCTCAGAGCCCACTCTCGGCCGGTGCGGCGCAGAGGTACGTGGACCGCTGGCTCGCTGCTCCGCCGGTGTGGGTGCCGCCAGCCACGGCACGGATGGTGGCTGCGTATGCGCAGCTGTCGGAGGCTCACCACGTCACCGGAAACCTGGTCCCGGATGCACAGTTGGCTGCTCAGGCCCTCGAGTTCGGCGTCGCCGTGGTCTCGTCCACTCGACACGGCCCATCCCTCAGGCGTCGGATGCGCTGGCCGGCCCCCACCTAGCCGCATGCGGCATGTCCGGATGA
- a CDS encoding type II toxin-antitoxin system HicB family antitoxin, which yields MSTTIPDVTHYTYRVSWSPEDQEFVATCLELPSLSWLAPTQDESLQGLRDLVDEVVTDLHRNGEPIPDPLSSRAYSGKFNLRVGERLHRQLAFKAAEEHLSLNQYVIRKLGDAS from the coding sequence GTGAGCACCACAATCCCCGACGTCACCCACTACACCTACCGCGTCAGCTGGTCGCCCGAGGACCAAGAGTTCGTCGCCACCTGCCTCGAACTGCCCTCCCTGTCCTGGCTCGCCCCAACCCAGGACGAGTCCCTGCAAGGCCTTCGCGATCTGGTGGACGAGGTCGTTACAGACCTGCACCGCAACGGTGAGCCGATTCCAGACCCACTGTCCTCTCGCGCCTATTCGGGCAAGTTCAATCTCCGTGTCGGTGAACGACTCCACCGCCAGCTCGCCTTCAAGGCGGCCGAAGAGCACCTCAGCCTCAACCAGTACGTCATCCGCAAGCTTGGCGACGCGTCCTAA
- a CDS encoding toxin HicA, with the protein MLSVAKILAQMRANPANIRYEDLSKVCEHYFGPPRTSGGSHAVYKTPWPGDPRVNIQNDHGKANPYQVRQVLTAIDKKEAAQ; encoded by the coding sequence GTGCTGTCAGTTGCGAAGATCCTGGCCCAGATGAGGGCCAACCCGGCCAACATCCGGTATGAGGACCTCTCGAAGGTGTGCGAGCACTACTTCGGACCGCCCAGGACCAGCGGTGGCTCCCACGCCGTGTACAAGACCCCCTGGCCCGGCGACCCGCGAGTGAATATCCAGAACGACCACGGCAAGGCCAACCCGTACCAGGTCCGCCAGGTCCTGACAGCGATCGACAAGAAGGAGGCAGCCCAGTGA
- a CDS encoding tyrosine-type recombinase/integrase, whose amino-acid sequence MRANIQDLREEHGHRVLKVRGKGGKVVLTPLPPAVQRAIERAVDHREDGPILRNRQGGRMDRHAATRRLHHLADDAGINLPRMHPHMLRHTFVTTMLDADVDLREVHAARHADPRTTMRYDRARKNLDRHPNYILAAYMASGT is encoded by the coding sequence GTGCGCGCGAACATCCAGGACTTGCGCGAGGAGCACGGCCACCGGGTGCTGAAGGTGCGAGGCAAGGGAGGCAAGGTGGTGCTGACCCCGCTGCCCCCAGCCGTGCAGCGCGCGATCGAACGCGCCGTCGACCACCGTGAGGATGGGCCGATCCTGCGCAACCGGCAGGGCGGACGGATGGACCGTCACGCCGCGACCCGGCGCCTGCACCACCTGGCCGACGACGCCGGCATCAACCTGCCCCGGATGCACCCCCACATGCTCCGGCACACGTTCGTCACCACCATGCTCGACGCCGATGTCGACCTGCGGGAAGTCCACGCCGCCCGCCACGCCGACCCCCGCACCACCATGCGTTACGACCGAGCCCGCAAGAACCTCGACCGTCACCCCAACTACATCCTCGCCGCCTACATGGCCTCCGGCACCTGA
- a CDS encoding tyrosine-type recombinase/integrase produces the protein MNNFQITSALVPISTDDPSAAALRQAVAAHLARYTGQTRTHTESDLRAFLTWCAERHLEPLAAHRVHVELYVRWMQETRRYKPSTISRRLSVVIGFYRTAVIDGVLTASPADHVRRPHVPPESPTLGLSHLQFEAMLQTARASININDFALVTMLGLLGLRIFEACARTSRTCARSTATGC, from the coding sequence ATGAACAACTTCCAGATCACCTCCGCCCTCGTTCCAATATCGACCGACGACCCCTCCGCTGCCGCGCTGCGCCAGGCGGTGGCCGCGCACCTTGCCCGCTACACCGGGCAGACGCGCACGCACACCGAGTCGGACCTGCGCGCCTTCCTTACCTGGTGCGCCGAACGTCACCTGGAACCGCTGGCCGCCCATCGGGTGCACGTCGAGCTGTACGTGCGGTGGATGCAGGAGACCCGCCGGTACAAGCCGTCCACGATCTCAAGGCGGCTGTCCGTCGTGATCGGGTTCTACCGCACGGCCGTCATCGACGGTGTCCTCACCGCCTCCCCGGCCGACCACGTCCGCCGACCGCACGTGCCACCCGAATCACCCACCCTGGGACTTTCCCACTTGCAGTTCGAGGCCATGCTGCAGACCGCACGGGCCAGTATCAACATCAACGACTTCGCCCTGGTCACCATGCTCGGACTGCTCGGACTGCGCATCTTCGAGGCGTGCGCGCGAACATCCAGGACTTGCGCGAGGAGCACGGCCACCGGGTGCTGA
- a CDS encoding tyrosine-type recombinase/integrase, which translates to MSTTALPVRFDPGQDQRGGAAPVATWDQIAAELPMVAATMQAYLTQIACVLRPGSVNGADQSLRCFATYLLTHTPALACVADIDRSTIEAYKPWLAARPGRGGAPLGLATIAGRLGTLRMFFIRIAEWDWDDAPARVPMFSGDLPRQDRPLPKALDDPSAARLLRAAQAQPRMLLRVTVEVLLRTGLRVSEYTALPADALVHIGAGPWLHVPVGKLHQDRYLPLHPHVVTLIQDYRATHVDPTHPLLLPRENGRALDRHTVTRMINKAGAAAGLGHIHPHQLRHTLATQAINRGMSLEAIAAMLGHSSMDMTLRYARIANRTVAEEYFAVTDKVDALYNDPAQLPADALGPNMARLRREHSRMLGNGYCTRPPELDCAFESICETCTFFQTTIAFRPTLQAQQDDAHAKGQTHRAQLFTQLLNNLENGEAS; encoded by the coding sequence ATGAGCACCACCGCTCTGCCGGTCCGGTTCGACCCCGGGCAGGACCAGCGCGGCGGCGCCGCACCGGTCGCGACCTGGGACCAGATCGCCGCCGAGCTGCCCATGGTCGCGGCCACCATGCAGGCCTACCTGACCCAGATCGCCTGCGTGCTGCGCCCGGGCAGCGTCAACGGCGCCGACCAGTCGCTGCGCTGCTTCGCCACCTACCTGCTCACCCACACCCCGGCCCTGGCCTGCGTGGCCGACATCGACCGGTCCACCATCGAGGCCTACAAGCCGTGGCTGGCCGCACGCCCCGGCCGCGGCGGCGCCCCGCTGGGCCTGGCCACCATCGCCGGCCGGCTCGGCACGCTGCGGATGTTCTTCATCCGGATCGCCGAGTGGGACTGGGACGACGCCCCGGCCCGGGTGCCGATGTTCTCCGGGGACCTGCCCCGCCAGGACCGGCCCCTGCCCAAAGCACTGGACGACCCGAGCGCCGCCCGGCTGCTGCGCGCCGCCCAGGCCCAGCCCCGGATGCTGCTGCGCGTGACCGTGGAGGTGCTGCTGCGCACCGGTCTGCGGGTCAGCGAGTACACCGCGCTGCCCGCCGACGCGCTCGTGCACATCGGCGCCGGACCCTGGCTGCACGTCCCGGTCGGCAAGCTGCACCAGGACCGCTACCTGCCCCTGCACCCGCACGTGGTGACTCTGATCCAGGACTACCGGGCCACCCACGTCGACCCCACCCACCCGCTGCTGCTGCCCAGGGAGAACGGCCGGGCGCTGGACCGGCACACCGTCACCCGGATGATCAACAAGGCCGGCGCCGCCGCCGGGCTGGGCCACATCCACCCCCACCAGCTGCGCCACACCCTGGCCACCCAGGCCATCAACCGCGGCATGTCCCTGGAAGCCATCGCCGCGATGCTAGGCCACTCCTCGATGGACATGACCCTGCGCTACGCCCGCATCGCCAACCGCACCGTCGCGGAGGAGTACTTCGCCGTCACCGACAAGGTCGACGCCCTCTACAACGACCCCGCCCAGCTGCCCGCCGACGCCCTCGGACCCAACATGGCCCGCCTCCGTCGCGAGCACTCCCGAATGCTCGGCAACGGCTACTGCACCAGGCCCCCCGAGCTCGACTGCGCCTTCGAGTCGATCTGCGAGACCTGCACCTTCTTCCAGACCACCATCGCCTTTCGCCCCACTCTCCAGGCCCAGCAGGACGACGCCCACGCCAAGGGCCAGACCCACCGAGCCCAGCTCTTCACCCAGCTCCTGAACAACCTCGAGAACGGCGAAGCATCATGA
- a CDS encoding tyrosine-type recombinase/integrase, translating to MSGLDPCLVRSRGPSGEVLLRVGVACADDYLDFLSGRCRPNTVLAAAYDLRIFLGVLGKDPTEAVPADVLAFITAQRTGRPAGVVQGLPRHGGGGVGPATIARRVSTISGFYAFLQVRGDVVTNPVPRGLPTRRERSRPSQGVPLTRRVRSLPQILAPAEVDALTGALRTHRDRAMVAAMVLGGLRRCEVLGLRLEDLRLAERRVFIAEGKGGRQRIVPVSARFFTAVADYLTTERPADAATDRLFVVLKGPTRGQPLTVRGIDQVLTGARARAGLSHGTCHELRHTCLTRLREAGMALEAVQAQAGHASIESTRIYLHLADDCWLASQYRRAAEVIDAQVFAGTPGALPTLTPPPRERPALPGFRRLR from the coding sequence ATGTCGGGTCTGGATCCGTGTCTGGTCAGGTCGCGAGGGCCCTCGGGTGAGGTGCTGCTGCGGGTCGGGGTCGCCTGCGCGGACGACTACCTGGACTTCCTGTCCGGGCGGTGCCGGCCGAACACGGTCCTGGCCGCGGCGTACGACCTGAGGATCTTCCTGGGCGTGCTCGGCAAGGACCCGACCGAGGCGGTCCCGGCCGACGTGCTCGCCTTCATCACCGCCCAGCGCACCGGCCGGCCCGCCGGCGTCGTCCAGGGCCTGCCCCGGCACGGTGGTGGCGGGGTCGGGCCGGCCACGATCGCCCGGCGGGTCTCCACGATCTCCGGGTTCTACGCCTTCTTGCAGGTCCGCGGGGACGTGGTCACCAACCCGGTTCCCCGGGGGCTGCCGACCCGCCGGGAGAGATCCCGGCCCTCCCAGGGCGTGCCGTTGACCAGGCGGGTCCGGTCCCTGCCGCAGATCCTGGCCCCAGCCGAGGTCGACGCCCTCACCGGCGCCCTGCGCACCCACCGGGACCGGGCCATGGTCGCGGCGATGGTGCTCGGCGGGCTGCGCCGCTGCGAGGTCCTGGGCCTGCGCCTGGAAGACCTGCGCCTCGCCGAACGGCGGGTGTTCATCGCCGAGGGCAAGGGCGGACGGCAACGCATCGTGCCCGTCTCGGCCAGGTTCTTCACCGCGGTCGCCGACTACCTGACCACCGAACGTCCCGCCGACGCCGCGACCGACCGGTTGTTCGTCGTGCTCAAGGGTCCCACCCGCGGGCAACCGCTGACCGTGCGCGGCATCGACCAGGTCCTGACCGGTGCCCGGGCCCGCGCGGGCCTGTCCCACGGCACCTGCCACGAGCTGCGGCACACCTGCCTGACCCGGCTGCGGGAGGCCGGGATGGCCCTGGAGGCCGTCCAGGCACAGGCCGGGCACGCCTCGATCGAGTCCACCCGGATCTACCTGCACCTGGCCGACGACTGCTGGTTGGCCTCCCAGTACCGCAGGGCCGCCGAGGTCATCGACGCCCAGGTCTTCGCCGGCACCCCCGGCGCCCTCCCGACCCTCACACCGCCGCCGCGTGAGCGACCGGCGCTGCCGGGGTTCCGGAGGCTGCGATGA
- a CDS encoding helix-turn-helix domain-containing protein, with the protein MRAYELARELGVTSRELLAFLRSGNHDAWSALQSLTDEQLELSRSLHPSQISRQAVSQAWREHHESFEDWYERDHWDGRTELYPPRQVIFTREAAHLVGVRPATIRQWVRRGHLQPMGRLGNTHSFRVEDVRAAAAERLAQTRSFHTNRGPLDVRNLLRGAPDVDAVVPARVAAQVAGVARSTVRSWIRRGHLRVHDRRDRESFVRLGDVLIRARARGYRPRRTNPMP; encoded by the coding sequence ATGCGCGCGTACGAACTCGCCCGCGAACTCGGCGTCACCAGCCGAGAGCTCCTCGCCTTCCTACGCTCCGGCAACCACGACGCGTGGAGTGCTCTCCAATCACTCACCGACGAACAGCTAGAGCTGTCTCGCTCGCTGCACCCGAGCCAGATCAGCCGGCAGGCCGTGTCGCAGGCATGGCGAGAACACCATGAGTCCTTCGAAGACTGGTACGAGCGCGACCACTGGGATGGTCGCACTGAGCTCTACCCACCCCGCCAGGTCATCTTCACGCGCGAGGCTGCACACCTCGTCGGTGTCCGCCCCGCCACGATCCGGCAGTGGGTCCGCCGGGGCCACCTGCAACCGATGGGGCGGTTGGGCAACACTCACTCCTTCCGTGTCGAGGACGTTCGCGCCGCGGCTGCGGAGCGCCTGGCTCAGACCCGCTCCTTCCACACCAACCGCGGTCCTCTGGACGTCCGCAACCTGTTACGTGGAGCACCTGACGTAGATGCTGTGGTGCCGGCGCGCGTAGCCGCTCAGGTCGCCGGCGTGGCCCGATCAACGGTCAGGTCTTGGATCAGGCGCGGCCACCTCCGTGTCCATGATCGGCGTGACCGGGAGTCCTTTGTCCGGCTTGGCGATGTCCTGATTCGCGCTCGCGCCAGGGGTTATAGACCGCGTCGGACGAACCCGATGCCGTAG